The Novipirellula galeiformis nucleotide sequence CATCGACGGCATCACGCTGGCCGAGCGAGTCGCCGATGGACCGATGCCACCACGAGAAGCGGCTCAGATTGTCGCCACCATCGCTCGCGCGATCCAGTTCGCACATGACGCTGGCGTGCTGCATCGCGACATCAAGCCAAGCAATATCTTATTGCCTCGCGAGGGCGTGCCGATGATCACCGATTTCGGATTGGCGAAACAATTGGGTTCCCAAGCTGATTTAACGCGCAGCGGGATGCTCGTCGGCACTCCTGCCTACATGTCACCCGAGCAAGCTGGTAATCGCCGCGACATGATCGGACCTTCGAGCGATGTTTACAGCCTTGGCTGTGTACTCTATTTCGCTTTGACGGGAAGTTCACCCTTTGTCGCCGAGACTCCGATGCAATTGGTGATGTTGGTGATCGAGCAAGACCCCAGTCCACCGCGAACGCTGCGTCCAAGCCTGGATCGCGACTTGGAAATGATTGTGGTTCGCTGCCTGCAAAAACCGATCGATTTGCGATATGAATCGGCAGCCGCGCTGGCGACAGACCTCGAAGCGTATCTTACTGACGAACCGGTCGCCGCACGCAGTGGTCGGTTTGGCCAGGTCGTTGCACGCGTGTTTCGCGAAACCCATCATGCCGCGGTTCTAGAAAACTGGGGGCTGTTATGGATGTGGCATTCGTTGGTGTTATTGGTTGCGTGTTTATTGACGTGGCAACTGGATTATCACAACATCACCAATCGAATGGCATACGCCGGCGTATGGACCGTCGGCTTAGGCACTTGGGCGGCAGTCTTTTGGCGAATGCGACAGCGAATGGGGCCGGTCACGTTTATTGAGCGGCAAGTCGCCCACGTGTGGGGCGCCAGCATGATGGCGATCGCGATGATATTTCCGCTGGAGTGGTGGCTCTCGCTACCGGTGCTCACCCTATCCCCGATGCTAGGGCTTGTCACCGCGATGGTCTTTCTAATCAAAGCAAGCATGTTAACGGGGGCGTTTTATGTCCAGACGGCCGCGTTATTAGTTGCGTCGGTTTTGATGGCGTACTACCCACCCTGGGCCCATTTAATTTTTGGGG carries:
- a CDS encoding serine/threonine-protein kinase translates to MAAILADLADGVCRGELVDFAAVCHQHPQYADELRRLWGAVLVTDTAGVANEQLPAANDHMTIEAGSSGRWRSLQLPTEIGDYNLIEEIGRGGMGVVFRARQISLHREVAVKMILRGRLASETDMQRFLAEASATAKLDHPSIVPVYEVGDIDGRPFFSMKYIDGITLAERVADGPMPPREAAQIVATIARAIQFAHDAGVLHRDIKPSNILLPREGVPMITDFGLAKQLGSQADLTRSGMLVGTPAYMSPEQAGNRRDMIGPSSDVYSLGCVLYFALTGSSPFVAETPMQLVMLVIEQDPSPPRTLRPSLDRDLEMIVVRCLQKPIDLRYESAAALATDLEAYLTDEPVAARSGRFGQVVARVFRETHHAAVLENWGLLWMWHSLVLLVACLLTWQLDYHNITNRMAYAGVWTVGLGTWAAVFWRMRQRMGPVTFIERQVAHVWGASMMAIAMIFPLEWWLSLPVLTLSPMLGLVTAMVFLIKASMLTGAFYVQTAALLVASVLMAYYPPWAHLIFGVVGGGCFFVPGYQYARRRRRQGHTPERSQRWFD